A single window of Haliotis asinina isolate JCU_RB_2024 chromosome 5, JCU_Hal_asi_v2, whole genome shotgun sequence DNA harbors:
- the LOC137283865 gene encoding outer membrane lipoprotein Blc-like encodes MTALFLVLSILATASGFVLDSFVTAPHTVTQLEDAKYLGRWYQMWDSESVGRWFEQGAKCVTADYGLSPDGRITVLNSERVSSPTGKLKVIHGFVNKTAVVGHLKVSLETVPFAAPYWVLKLGPATYGANNQYQYSIVSDKVKGTLFVLARDRQVFETQYEAEVLKYLKEHGFTSFYNKPVRTYQGSDCVYNSATQ; translated from the exons ATGACAGCCTTATTTCTCGTCCTCTCCATACTCGCAACAGCGTCAGGGTTTGTTCTCGATTCTTTCGTTACCGCACCTCACACCGTCACTCAGCTTGAAGATGCCAAGTATCTCGGTCGGTGGTATCAG ATGTGGGACAGTGAATCTGTGGGAAGATGGTTTGAACAGGGCGCGAAATGTGTGACGGCAGATT ATGGCCTCAGTCCTGACGGCCGCATCACTGTCCTTAACTCAGAGCGAGTTAGCAGCCCTACTGGTAAACTCAAGGTCATCCACGGCTTCGTCAACAAGACAGCAGTTGTCGGACACCTGAAAGTTAGTCTGGAAACAGTCCCTTTTGCAGCCCCAT ACTGGGTGCTAAAACTGGGTCCAGCTACATACGGCGCAAACAATCAATACCAGTACAGCATCGTCAGTGACAAAGTCAAAGGAACCCTGTTCGTACTGGCACGTGACCGACAGGTTTTCGAAACCCAATACGAGGCTGAGGTGCTCAAATACCTCAAAGAACATGGATTCACATCATTCTACAACAAACCAGTCCGCACTTACCAGGGATCAGATTGTGTTTACAACTCAGCAACACAATAA